One window from the genome of Acinetobacter lanii encodes:
- the znuB gene encoding zinc ABC transporter permease subunit ZnuB → MMEWLQILLPAWTMGTLLVFLTAPLGCLMLWRRMSFFADTMAHGTLLGVAIAGVLALPLWVGVTFTALLLVGVLWVLHDPRLPNDALLALCSATLLCSGLLLIQHLPALRPELLSYLFGDLLTISWSDLPMFVLVIIGALAVLWKNWKAQIHIAIDPDIAVSEGINAKWQRLIFMILLALFTVLALRAVGSLLMGALLVIPALTARLLAHSPKQMVMWAFIVAQVGVTVGLWSSAGLNIATGLSIVLTMSILFALIFIVQKIKKIA, encoded by the coding sequence ATGATGGAATGGTTACAAATTCTATTGCCTGCATGGACCATGGGAACGCTATTGGTATTTCTAACAGCTCCACTCGGCTGTTTGATGTTATGGCGCAGAATGTCATTTTTTGCTGATACCATGGCACACGGTACCTTACTTGGGGTTGCGATTGCAGGTGTTCTTGCCCTCCCCCTCTGGGTCGGTGTCACCTTTACAGCATTACTCTTGGTGGGTGTGCTTTGGGTCTTGCATGATCCTCGCTTACCCAATGATGCACTCCTTGCACTCTGTTCTGCGACCTTGCTTTGCTCAGGTCTATTGTTGATTCAGCATTTGCCTGCACTCCGTCCTGAACTTCTTAGCTATTTATTTGGCGATCTACTCACGATTTCATGGTCAGATTTGCCGATGTTTGTGTTGGTGATCATCGGTGCATTGGCGGTGCTATGGAAAAATTGGAAAGCACAGATTCATATTGCGATTGACCCTGATATTGCCGTGAGTGAGGGCATCAATGCCAAGTGGCAACGTTTGATCTTTATGATTTTGTTGGCACTGTTTACCGTACTTGCACTCAGAGCAGTCGGTTCATTATTGATGGGTGCCTTATTAGTCATTCCAGCCTTGACTGCACGCTTACTGGCACATTCTCCAAAACAGATGGTGATGTGGGCGTTCATCGTGGCGCAAGTGGGGGTTACAGTAGGCTTATGGTCGAGTGCAGGACTGAATATCGCAACCGGTTTAAGTATCGTGCTCACCATGTCGATACTGTTTGCACTGATTTTTATTGTGCAAAAAATCAAAAAAATAGCGTGA
- a CDS encoding type VI secretion system Vgr family protein → MLNNINALIENLGLSLQKRALHIQFSNTGLNSQVFIQRIQGRHQINQGLKAEILCLSTHAHLQLKQFIGCQVAVDQVTDMGKLDRITGIITGASQGQSDGALTLYKLTLEDATSLWHKRRNSRVFMNKSVLDITEILFKEWQSKSPLFSASLSLSLKDLQNNYDVRPFVMQANETDYEFLTRLWRSEGLNWLVDEKAHSVAVSATEIQAQTLRLIDHNSQFEALERRSVRFHRSNATERFDTISSFIAQRSLQSCAIQVQRWQSDTLAQDQGDSSLSSHLHSEQHDNETLSLEQAWTISPAWISDLNGEDQTTASGSQQLSRLNSQLSQFQDLQSKYFTAISSVRDAHVGYWFEFTGHPEIDQHSGSDREFLVLAKHFYSQNNLPKDLNNQVAALLDLSRWSHLNDERQANELTLIRRSVAVVPEYDPLKHRPMAYPQRAKVVGPEGETIYVDPWGRIKVRFVFTRNDDHGHDGGAGANDNDTDSAWVDVLTSWAGEGYGSRFHPRIGEIVVIDFFDGNVDRPFVIGRLHEAERHQTMFDVKGQLPDTKKLSGIRSQEVGGGGFNQLRFDDTTGQISAQLQSSHAATQLNLGNLSHPKDKEISNGRGEGFELRTDAYGAVRAGKGMLISTYAQENALADHLEAAQAQSLLSQGEQSMKMLSQLAVKQQTDALNVISRLPKFIQSLEIKNTAQALQYTVNLFKQGLANDPLNALKDCGGFIEDIGSFGGKAKGIVDEFNAFFSDAKESVENLKEFIENIQEHGTDVLKGKFESIKNGIQDNPLKAIQEVGKAISSVDITDDLLISCTGFGGDQGLSKITPSKALSSLQGFMEGYTQGLQSSSDQKKQEQGKLFRQALMLLASPNGIALTTPEDIILQASQDIAESAQGSINLSAQKNIVGHAQDKISLFAAQKGLRAFAAKGKVELQAQDDAIEAIARKVIKLISTEDKIEITSPKEIVLTAGGSQLKINGSGVFSTTGGKFESKAGQHVFTGGATVNAQLPKIPESGIFSRRFDFKDLISSELLKSGFKYKVINKDKNTEYIGFLDENARTERVFSDNPDSVEIVLLGKSEDESDKLLLIEEEFTQDKSDSSDEACCGGHDEDDHDHHDEEFNDESDLEADFNSFGL, encoded by the coding sequence ATGCTCAATAATATAAATGCCTTGATAGAAAATTTAGGGCTAAGCTTACAAAAACGAGCGTTACATATTCAGTTTTCAAATACTGGACTCAATAGCCAAGTCTTTATTCAGCGCATACAAGGTCGGCATCAGATCAATCAAGGCTTGAAAGCTGAAATCTTGTGTCTTTCGACCCATGCGCATTTACAACTCAAGCAATTTATTGGTTGCCAAGTGGCGGTGGATCAAGTGACTGATATGGGTAAGCTCGATCGGATCACAGGTATTATTACAGGTGCAAGCCAAGGTCAAAGTGACGGCGCACTGACCCTGTATAAACTCACTTTAGAAGATGCAACATCGCTTTGGCATAAACGCCGTAACAGTCGCGTGTTTATGAATAAAAGCGTTCTTGATATTACGGAAATCCTGTTTAAAGAATGGCAAAGCAAGAGTCCGTTGTTTAGTGCAAGTTTAAGCCTGTCCTTAAAAGACCTGCAAAATAACTATGATGTGCGTCCTTTTGTGATGCAAGCCAACGAAACCGATTATGAGTTTCTGACCCGATTGTGGCGCAGTGAAGGCTTGAATTGGCTCGTCGATGAAAAAGCGCATAGCGTTGCAGTATCAGCCACTGAAATTCAGGCGCAAACACTGCGTCTAATCGATCATAACAGTCAATTCGAAGCGCTTGAGCGTCGTTCAGTACGATTTCATCGAAGTAATGCAACAGAACGATTCGATACGATTTCCAGTTTTATTGCACAGCGCTCTTTACAATCTTGTGCGATCCAAGTGCAACGTTGGCAGTCCGATACTTTGGCACAAGATCAAGGTGATTCGAGCCTAAGTTCGCATCTGCATAGTGAACAACACGACAATGAAACCTTGAGCTTAGAGCAAGCATGGACCATCAGTCCGGCGTGGATCAGTGACTTAAATGGCGAAGACCAAACCACAGCATCGGGGAGTCAACAGCTTTCCAGGCTCAATAGTCAATTAAGTCAGTTTCAAGATTTACAATCCAAGTACTTCACCGCAATCAGTAGCGTACGGGATGCGCATGTCGGGTATTGGTTTGAATTTACTGGACACCCTGAAATCGATCAGCACAGTGGATCAGATCGCGAGTTCTTGGTTTTAGCCAAGCATTTTTATAGTCAAAATAATTTACCCAAAGATCTTAACAATCAGGTTGCTGCACTTTTAGATTTAAGTCGTTGGTCACATTTAAATGATGAGCGTCAAGCCAATGAACTGACTCTAATTCGCCGTAGCGTTGCGGTGGTGCCTGAATATGATCCTTTAAAGCATCGCCCGATGGCTTATCCGCAACGCGCCAAAGTGGTCGGTCCTGAAGGTGAAACCATTTATGTCGACCCATGGGGACGAATTAAAGTTCGTTTTGTGTTTACCCGTAACGATGACCATGGACATGATGGGGGTGCAGGTGCCAATGACAATGACACGGACTCGGCTTGGGTGGATGTACTGACTTCGTGGGCAGGTGAGGGCTATGGTTCACGCTTTCATCCACGGATTGGTGAAATCGTGGTGATTGACTTCTTTGATGGCAATGTGGATCGACCTTTTGTGATAGGGCGTTTGCATGAGGCAGAACGCCATCAAACCATGTTTGATGTCAAAGGTCAGTTGCCAGATACCAAAAAGCTCAGTGGAATTCGCTCACAAGAGGTAGGGGGAGGTGGATTTAATCAACTCCGTTTTGATGACACCACCGGACAAATCAGTGCGCAATTACAGAGTAGTCATGCAGCAACGCAATTGAATCTGGGTAACTTAAGTCATCCCAAAGATAAAGAAATCAGTAATGGTCGTGGTGAAGGCTTTGAACTGCGTACCGATGCCTATGGCGCTGTTCGTGCAGGCAAGGGTATGCTCATTTCAACCTATGCACAGGAAAATGCATTAGCAGATCATTTAGAAGCGGCACAAGCTCAATCACTTCTGAGTCAGGGCGAACAAAGTATGAAAATGCTCAGTCAATTGGCCGTAAAACAACAAACAGATGCCTTGAATGTCATTAGTCGGTTGCCTAAATTTATCCAATCCTTAGAAATCAAAAATACGGCTCAAGCCCTACAGTATACGGTGAATCTGTTTAAACAAGGTTTGGCCAATGATCCACTCAATGCACTTAAAGACTGTGGTGGATTTATCGAAGATATTGGTTCATTTGGCGGTAAAGCCAAAGGGATTGTTGATGAGTTCAATGCATTTTTTAGTGATGCCAAAGAATCAGTCGAGAACCTTAAAGAGTTTATTGAAAATATTCAGGAGCATGGCACGGATGTCCTGAAAGGCAAATTTGAAAGTATCAAAAATGGCATCCAAGACAATCCGCTTAAAGCCATTCAGGAGGTTGGGAAAGCCATTTCGAGTGTCGATATTACCGATGACTTACTGATTTCATGTACAGGTTTTGGTGGAGATCAAGGGCTTTCTAAAATTACGCCATCGAAAGCGCTGAGTTCTTTACAAGGTTTTATGGAAGGGTACACACAGGGTTTACAAAGTAGCTCCGATCAGAAAAAGCAAGAACAAGGGAAGCTGTTTAGACAAGCTTTAATGTTATTGGCTTCTCCGAATGGTATTGCATTGACCACACCTGAAGACATTATTTTACAAGCCTCTCAAGATATTGCCGAAAGTGCACAGGGTTCGATTAATTTAAGTGCGCAGAAAAATATCGTGGGACATGCACAAGATAAAATTAGCTTATTTGCAGCGCAAAAGGGGCTGAGAGCTTTTGCCGCAAAAGGCAAAGTTGAATTACAAGCGCAAGATGATGCAATTGAAGCGATTGCGCGGAAGGTGATTAAGCTTATTTCAACTGAAGACAAAATTGAGATCACTAGTCCAAAAGAAATTGTGCTCACTGCAGGCGGTTCTCAACTCAAGATTAATGGCAGTGGTGTATTTAGTACGACGGGTGGGAAGTTTGAAAGTAAGGCGGGGCAGCATGTGTTTACGGGTGGGGCAACTGTAAATGCTCAATTACCGAAGATCCCTGAGAGTGGAATATTTAGCCGAAGGTTTGATTTTAAAGATTTAATTTCATCAGAACTTCTGAAAAGTGGTTTTAAATATAAAGTTATAAACAAAGATAAGAATACAGAATATATAGGTTTTCTTGATGAAAATGCTCGTACAGAGAGGGTCTTTAGTGACAACCCAGATAGTGTCGAGATTGTACTATTGGGTAAATCTGAGGATGAATCAGATAAGTTGCTTCTAATTGAGGAAGAATTTACTCAAGATAAAAGTGATAGTTCAGATGAAGCATGTTGTGGAGGGCATGATGAAGATGATCATGACCATCATGATGAAGAATTTAACGATGAAAGTGATTTAGAAGCTGATTTCAACAGTTTTGGACTTTAA
- a CDS encoding NAD-dependent malic enzyme → MTDSNLKVKHPLYTPYAGFTLLELPLLNKGSAFTEEERSNFNLHGLLPHVIETIEEQHQRSYQQYVSFNEDINKHIYLRNIQDTNETLFYHLIENHLSEMMPIIYTPTVGEACQRFSDIYRRHRGIFISYPDREYIDDILQNVNKNNVKVIVITDGERILGLGDQGIGGMGIPIGKLSLYTACGGISPAYTLPITIDVGTNNPQLLSDPIYLGWNQPRISGEEYYNFVDAVLTGIKRRWPKALIQFEDFAQKNAMPLLEKYRDQYCCFNDDIQGTAAVSVGSLIAASRAAGKQLKDQVVTFLGAGSAGCGIAEQIVAQMVAEGLTDAEARARIFMVDRFGLLTDNQPNLIDFQSKLVQKVEAVSSWADAEGMISLLDVVKHAKPTVLIGVSGQPGLFTEEVIRTMAAHCERPIVLPLSNPTSRVEAVPADIIEWTEGRALIATGSPFLPVNYQGKLHNISQCNNSYIFPGIGLGVIAVQAKRVTDNMLMASSMALADCSPKLINPEADLLPDLNELQKVSKIIAFKVAQAAIADGVAVALSDDLILKSIEDNFWKPEYRRYKRIPF, encoded by the coding sequence ATGACCGATAGCAATTTAAAAGTAAAACATCCTCTTTATACCCCTTATGCGGGCTTTACCTTGCTCGAACTCCCGCTACTCAATAAAGGATCGGCCTTCACGGAAGAAGAACGTTCGAATTTTAATTTACACGGTTTACTTCCGCATGTGATCGAAACCATTGAAGAACAACATCAGCGCTCGTATCAGCAGTATGTGTCTTTCAATGAAGACATCAACAAGCATATTTATTTACGAAATATCCAAGATACCAATGAAACCCTGTTTTATCACCTGATTGAAAATCACTTGTCGGAAATGATGCCGATTATTTATACCCCAACCGTGGGTGAGGCCTGTCAGCGTTTCTCGGATATTTACCGCCGTCATCGCGGGATTTTTATTTCCTACCCAGACCGTGAATATATCGATGACATTTTACAAAACGTCAATAAGAACAACGTCAAAGTGATTGTGATCACCGATGGTGAACGAATTCTCGGCTTAGGCGACCAAGGCATTGGCGGGATGGGGATTCCAATTGGAAAATTATCCTTATACACCGCATGTGGCGGAATCAGTCCGGCCTACACTTTACCGATCACGATTGATGTGGGTACCAATAATCCACAGCTTCTCAGCGATCCGATTTATCTCGGTTGGAATCAGCCTCGGATCAGTGGTGAAGAGTATTACAACTTTGTCGATGCGGTACTCACAGGTATTAAACGTCGTTGGCCCAAAGCCTTGATTCAGTTTGAAGACTTTGCCCAGAAAAATGCGATGCCTTTGCTCGAAAAATATCGTGATCAATACTGCTGTTTTAATGATGACATTCAAGGGACAGCCGCAGTATCGGTCGGCAGCTTGATTGCAGCCAGTCGTGCCGCAGGCAAACAACTCAAAGATCAGGTGGTGACATTCCTTGGCGCAGGTTCTGCAGGTTGCGGGATTGCAGAACAAATCGTGGCGCAAATGGTGGCGGAAGGTTTAACGGATGCAGAAGCACGTGCTCGTATCTTTATGGTCGATCGTTTTGGATTGTTGACCGACAATCAACCGAATTTAATCGACTTCCAAAGCAAACTGGTTCAAAAAGTTGAAGCGGTATCGAGCTGGGCCGATGCAGAAGGCATGATCTCACTGCTTGATGTGGTGAAGCATGCCAAACCGACGGTATTGATCGGGGTTTCAGGTCAGCCGGGACTGTTCACTGAAGAAGTCATTCGGACCATGGCTGCACATTGTGAGCGTCCGATTGTGTTACCGCTCTCCAATCCAACTTCACGGGTAGAAGCGGTGCCTGCCGATATTATTGAATGGACTGAAGGTCGAGCACTGATTGCGACAGGAAGTCCATTTCTTCCGGTCAATTATCAAGGGAAACTTCACAATATTTCCCAGTGTAATAACTCTTATATTTTTCCAGGCATTGGACTCGGCGTGATTGCAGTACAAGCCAAACGAGTCACCGACAATATGCTGATGGCGTCGAGTATGGCATTAGCAGACTGCTCACCGAAACTGATCAATCCCGAAGCAGATTTATTACCAGATTTGAATGAATTGCAAAAAGTATCGAAGATTATTGCCTTTAAAGTTGCCCAAGCGGCCATTGCTGATGGGGTCGCCGTTGCGCTAAGTGATGATTTGATTTTAAAGAGTATTGAAGATAATTTCTGGAAACCTGAGTATCGTCGTTACAAGCGGATTCCATTCTAA
- a CDS encoding Dyp-type peroxidase: MTAQSVILPLPSNHARFIVLRLKDLSIDGLKEQLAAMFTTRDRLITQHPQSEIKTAVAFGPELWAKLYDQSPEGFKQLEPIHGSFEMPVVSADVLIHIASARTDICFALSQSFFEGIQDQVEVLDERVCFRNFDGRDLTGFIDGTENPQFPDDRGETALLPEETGIFADGSFVFAQRYAHDLDKWKKLKVDAQEHVMGRTKLESIELDDDVKPNNAHIARTVVEDDEGEELEILRHSLPYGDGRGDQGLFFIAYTKDLTRIDQMLVRMFGTSGDGIHDRLLHFVTALDGAYYFAPSEELLEEVLEA, translated from the coding sequence ATGACAGCCCAATCCGTAATTTTACCGTTACCGTCTAATCATGCCCGTTTCATTGTGCTTCGTTTAAAAGATCTTTCGATTGATGGCTTAAAAGAACAATTAGCTGCGATGTTTACCACCCGTGATCGTTTGATTACCCAGCATCCTCAGTCTGAAATTAAAACAGCCGTCGCATTTGGCCCTGAACTTTGGGCAAAACTTTATGATCAAAGTCCTGAAGGCTTTAAACAGTTAGAGCCGATTCATGGTTCGTTTGAGATGCCTGTGGTTTCTGCAGATGTGCTCATTCATATTGCCTCTGCACGTACAGATATTTGCTTTGCCTTAAGCCAATCTTTCTTTGAAGGTATTCAAGATCAAGTTGAGGTTTTGGATGAGCGTGTCTGTTTCCGCAACTTTGATGGACGTGATTTGACAGGTTTTATTGATGGGACAGAAAACCCACAATTTCCAGATGACCGTGGCGAAACTGCATTGTTACCTGAGGAAACGGGTATTTTTGCCGATGGTTCTTTTGTATTTGCACAGCGTTATGCACATGACTTGGACAAATGGAAAAAACTGAAAGTCGATGCGCAAGAGCATGTCATGGGTCGCACCAAATTAGAAAGTATTGAACTTGATGATGATGTCAAACCTAACAATGCACATATTGCACGTACTGTCGTTGAAGATGATGAAGGTGAAGAGCTTGAAATCTTACGTCATTCACTGCCTTACGGTGATGGTCGCGGTGATCAAGGTTTATTCTTTATTGCCTACACCAAAGATTTAACACGTATAGATCAGATGTTAGTGCGTATGTTTGGTACAAGTGGTGATGGCATTCATGACCGTTTACTGCACTTTGTAACAGCGCTTGATGGTGCGTATTACTTTGCACCGAGTGAAGAGTTGTTGGAAGAAGTTTTGGAGGCATGA
- the znuC gene encoding zinc ABC transporter ATP-binding protein ZnuC: MFEVVPAPALIELAQINVRIDERDILKNIDFAIGEKEIVTLIGPNGAGKSTLIKIILGIVKPNSGKIHSQKQLKLAYVPQKFNPSHSLPLRVKDLLDLEPCPTAIRAEIIRDTGIAKLQHSKVQQLSGGERQRVLLARALLRQPNLLVLDEPMQGLDIQSEAELYDYVRSLPERYGCSILIVSHDLQWVMQGTQRVVCLNKHICCSGLPDSIQQHPEYQAIFGTNRVFYHHHHDHCGHGDTATPCQHDPRPHIHPEPEA; the protein is encoded by the coding sequence GTGTTCGAAGTAGTCCCTGCACCTGCGCTGATTGAACTTGCGCAAATCAATGTTCGCATCGATGAGCGAGACATTCTGAAAAATATTGATTTCGCTATTGGCGAGAAAGAGATTGTCACGCTGATTGGCCCCAATGGTGCAGGTAAATCGACCCTGATCAAGATTATTTTGGGCATTGTCAAACCCAATTCGGGTAAAATTCACAGTCAAAAACAATTAAAACTGGCTTACGTGCCACAGAAGTTTAATCCTTCGCATAGCTTACCGCTGCGTGTCAAAGATTTATTGGATCTAGAGCCCTGCCCTACTGCAATACGTGCTGAAATTATTCGTGATACCGGCATTGCCAAACTGCAACATTCTAAAGTACAGCAGTTGTCAGGTGGCGAGCGCCAACGCGTACTTCTAGCTCGTGCCTTATTACGTCAGCCAAATCTGTTAGTCCTTGATGAACCGATGCAAGGGTTGGACATTCAGTCTGAAGCTGAACTGTATGACTATGTGCGAAGCCTACCTGAACGTTATGGTTGTTCCATTTTGATCGTATCGCATGATTTGCAATGGGTCATGCAAGGCACACAACGTGTGGTGTGTTTAAACAAACATATCTGTTGTAGTGGTCTGCCAGATTCGATTCAACAGCACCCTGAGTATCAGGCCATCTTTGGTACCAACCGTGTGTTCTACCATCATCATCATGATCATTGTGGTCACGGTGATACCGCAACGCCTTGTCAGCATGATCCTCGCCCACACATTCACCCTGAACCGGAAGCTTAA
- the argS gene encoding arginine--tRNA ligase codes for MNTAIQAALDHAVQSLQAEGVLPSDFNNSGNLTRTKDRSHGDFASNIAMIASKAAGMKPRDLAEKIMAALPEVADISKAEIAGPGFINFFLNADQRFAVLDQIQAQQDQFGRTQANAAKKIQVEFVSANPTSSLHVGHGRGAAYGMTVANLLEATGATVDREYYVNDAGRQMDILATSTYLRYLELTGQTLVFPKNAYQGDYVKEIAQSIIDQDGDAYVRPVADIYKDVPEDVQYAEELDVDGNKVVLSGDKEKHIDGLIFNSQTALNEGYRVFHQAALKAILDDIKDDLGEFGVTFNQWFSEASLTEKIDEALQTLDQRGFLYEKDGNIWFKSTEFGDEKDRVVKRRNGQTTYFASDIAYHLNKLQRGYTDIVDIWGSDHHGYISRVKAAIDALGYDSKKLTVLLVQFVSLWRGGEMVQMSSRSGQFVTLRDLRKEVGNDAARFYYVMRKSEQHIDFDLDLAVSQSKDNAVYYIQYAHARICRMLEKAAATEVKFDLATARALASRLDLEAETEILAKLAAYPEVIVRAANSFEPHQVGNYLKELAALFHGWYNENKVLGDDADLTQARLLLSSNVKQVLKNGLELLGVSAPESM; via the coding sequence ATGAATACGGCAATACAAGCAGCTCTCGATCATGCAGTGCAATCTCTTCAAGCTGAAGGGGTACTTCCATCCGACTTTAACAACAGCGGAAACTTAACACGTACCAAAGACCGAAGCCACGGCGATTTTGCGTCTAATATTGCAATGATCGCATCTAAAGCTGCGGGTATGAAGCCACGTGATTTGGCTGAAAAAATCATGGCTGCGCTGCCTGAAGTTGCAGACATTAGCAAAGCAGAAATTGCAGGCCCCGGCTTTATCAACTTCTTTTTAAATGCTGACCAACGTTTTGCTGTGCTTGATCAAATCCAAGCGCAACAAGATCAGTTTGGTCGCACGCAAGCCAATGCAGCGAAAAAAATCCAAGTAGAATTTGTATCTGCCAACCCGACTTCAAGCCTCCACGTAGGTCACGGTCGTGGTGCAGCCTACGGGATGACTGTTGCCAACTTGCTTGAAGCGACAGGTGCTACCGTTGATCGTGAGTACTACGTGAATGATGCGGGTCGTCAAATGGACATCCTTGCGACATCAACTTATTTACGTTATTTGGAATTAACCGGTCAAACTTTAGTTTTCCCGAAAAATGCCTATCAAGGCGACTACGTTAAAGAAATCGCGCAAAGCATCATCGACCAAGATGGCGATGCTTATGTCCGCCCTGTTGCCGACATTTATAAAGATGTGCCTGAAGATGTTCAGTACGCTGAAGAATTGGATGTAGATGGCAACAAAGTCGTACTTTCAGGCGACAAAGAAAAACACATCGATGGTTTGATTTTCAATTCACAAACAGCTTTAAATGAAGGCTACCGTGTGTTCCATCAAGCGGCGCTCAAAGCGATTCTTGATGACATTAAAGATGACTTGGGTGAATTCGGTGTAACCTTCAATCAATGGTTCAGCGAAGCGTCTTTGACTGAAAAAATTGATGAAGCACTACAGACTTTAGATCAACGTGGTTTCCTATACGAAAAAGACGGCAACATTTGGTTTAAGTCGACTGAGTTTGGTGATGAAAAAGACCGTGTGGTGAAACGCCGTAATGGTCAAACCACTTACTTCGCCTCTGACATTGCGTATCACCTTAATAAATTACAACGTGGTTATACCGATATCGTGGATATCTGGGGTTCAGATCACCACGGTTATATCTCACGTGTCAAAGCGGCAATTGATGCTTTGGGTTATGACTCGAAAAAATTAACTGTATTGTTGGTTCAGTTCGTGAGCTTATGGCGTGGCGGTGAGATGGTTCAAATGTCATCTCGTTCAGGTCAATTCGTGACTTTACGTGACTTGCGTAAAGAAGTCGGTAACGATGCTGCGCGTTTCTACTACGTGATGCGTAAATCTGAACAACACATTGATTTCGACTTAGACTTGGCTGTGTCACAAAGTAAAGACAATGCGGTGTATTACATCCAATATGCACATGCGCGTATTTGTCGTATGCTTGAAAAAGCGGCTGCAACTGAGGTGAAATTCGATCTTGCAACAGCACGTGCTTTGGCTTCACGTTTAGACCTTGAAGCTGAAACAGAAATCTTGGCGAAACTTGCAGCTTACCCAGAAGTGATCGTTCGTGCTGCGAACAGCTTTGAACCACACCAAGTGGGTAATTACTTAAAAGAACTGGCAGCATTGTTCCATGGTTGGTACAACGAAAATAAAGTCTTGGGTGATGATGCAGATCTGACTCAAGCACGTTTATTACTTTCAAGCAATGTGAAACAAGTGTTAAAAAATGGTCTAGAGCTGTTAGGTGTATCTGCACCTGAAAGCATGTAA
- a CDS encoding LysE family translocator: MNYFEFYLYVISVMIMIATPGPVMILVASAGLKGGYRKALETILGTNLASLVLIAISICILKGMLNVNESLLIGIKVLGCVYIAYLGYDILKEVIQSQDQAIQTLKPVDGGLKKGFLVGISNPKDIIFFSSFFPQFIGIHQDINVSLTILVVAWIILDFMTLSVVYLMFNRLSQSQHYSKVLGLCGLILMIIAIYGLYSSLSQWL, encoded by the coding sequence ATGAACTATTTTGAATTTTATCTGTATGTGATCAGCGTGATGATTATGATCGCCACCCCCGGTCCTGTAATGATTTTGGTGGCGAGTGCGGGCTTAAAAGGCGGTTATCGAAAAGCGCTTGAAACGATTTTAGGCACCAATTTAGCCTCACTAGTTCTGATTGCAATCTCGATCTGTATTTTAAAGGGCATGCTGAATGTTAATGAAAGCTTACTCATTGGTATTAAAGTATTGGGATGTGTGTATATCGCCTATCTGGGCTATGACATTTTAAAAGAAGTTATTCAATCTCAAGATCAAGCCATTCAAACCCTAAAGCCAGTAGATGGTGGACTCAAGAAAGGCTTTTTGGTCGGTATATCGAATCCCAAAGATATTATTTTCTTCTCCTCTTTCTTCCCACAGTTTATTGGAATTCATCAAGATATTAATGTCAGCTTAACCATCTTAGTGGTGGCATGGATTATTCTCGATTTTATGACCTTGTCGGTGGTGTATCTGATGTTTAATCGACTCTCGCAAAGCCAGCATTATTCCAAAGTTTTGGGATTATGTGGTTTGATCCTGATGATCATTGCAATATATGGACTTTATAGCTCTTTATCTCAATGGTTATAG
- a CDS encoding LysE family transporter produces the protein MSYQMWFAYMLACWVISISPGAGAISSMSSGLNYGFKRGYWNALGLQLALLVQIAIVAAGVGVLFATSPWAFLAVKWFGVLYLLYLAYLQWTAPSQSIDIQVEQKQKSIGKLVFHGFLVNMSNPKAIVFLLAVLPQFLDLSKPQPIQYIIMALTMMTIDLIVMAGYTGLAAKVLRLLKSPKQQKYMNRMFAILFACAASLLSLVHQ, from the coding sequence ATGTCGTACCAAATGTGGTTTGCCTATATGTTGGCATGTTGGGTCATTAGTATTTCACCGGGTGCGGGTGCGATTTCTTCCATGTCGAGTGGACTCAACTATGGTTTTAAACGTGGCTATTGGAATGCGCTCGGTTTGCAACTGGCGTTATTGGTGCAAATTGCGATTGTTGCCGCAGGGGTCGGGGTTTTATTTGCGACATCACCTTGGGCTTTTCTGGCTGTGAAATGGTTTGGGGTACTTTACCTTTTGTATTTAGCTTATTTACAGTGGACTGCACCAAGCCAGTCGATTGACATTCAAGTAGAACAGAAACAGAAATCGATTGGCAAATTGGTCTTTCATGGCTTTTTGGTCAATATGAGCAATCCTAAAGCGATTGTATTTTTGTTGGCGGTTTTACCGCAGTTCTTAGATTTATCTAAACCGCAACCGATTCAATACATCATTATGGCATTGACGATGATGACCATTGATCTGATTGTGATGGCAGGTTATACCGGACTTGCAGCAAAAGTTTTACGCTTGTTGAAATCACCGAAACAGCAAAAGTATATGAATCGAATGTTTGCGATTTTATTTGCTTGTGCCGCAAGTCTGCTGAGTTTGGTACACCAATAA